In one window of Bradyrhizobium betae DNA:
- a CDS encoding MarR family winged helix-turn-helix transcriptional regulator: MSKAPVKLRHSPPDLHERPGFLVRRANQILMSLAEQETAKIGLTPPQHVHLLALGRWGALDQITLGKALGIDRATVGQVVGRLEARGLLQRKLDPKDGRRRIVALTSRGRDLLKPANAAALNVSERLLAALDQRERKEIVRLLTKLVTALADEAPTIAEPVAATSRTGTGTRASTGALRARRPRKFAGLTRD; the protein is encoded by the coding sequence ATGAGCAAAGCCCCTGTCAAACTCCGCCACTCTCCGCCCGATCTTCATGAACGACCGGGCTTTCTGGTACGACGCGCGAACCAGATCCTGATGAGTCTCGCCGAGCAAGAAACCGCGAAGATTGGCCTCACGCCGCCTCAGCATGTCCACCTGCTGGCGCTCGGACGATGGGGCGCACTCGATCAGATCACCCTCGGCAAAGCGCTCGGCATCGACCGTGCGACTGTCGGGCAAGTCGTCGGCCGTCTCGAAGCGCGCGGCTTACTGCAGAGAAAGCTCGACCCGAAAGACGGCCGGCGACGAATCGTCGCGCTAACCTCGCGCGGCCGGGATTTGCTCAAGCCTGCAAACGCGGCGGCTCTCAACGTCTCCGAGCGCCTTCTTGCCGCTCTCGACCAGAGGGAGCGAAAAGAGATTGTACGGCTTCTCACCAAACTCGTGACGGCGTTGGCCGATGAAGCTCCGACGATCGCCGAGCCCGTGGCGGCCACCTCTCGGACTGGGACTGGTACGCGCGCATCGACCGGCGCGCTAAGGGCGCGGAGGCCGCGAAAATTTGCGGGTTTAACCCGAGACTGA
- a CDS encoding maleylacetate reductase translates to MLQSFTFDSAIPRVVFGVVGLDVLAAETASLGVCAPLLVTTRRGAAKWTSFPDSSPFAIAGLYDGAEVHTPVNVTEDALRYARSVRADGFVSFGGGSSIGLGKALSLRTGLPHLAIPTTYSGSEMTSILGETSQGKKQTHRNRAILPATVLYDVSNTRDLPTPVSVMSGLNAIAHAVEAMYAQNGSPLISDIAERAISAMARAIPNIVETPSDLVARQDALYGAWLAGICLNAAGMGLHHKLCHELGGAFDLPHAELHAILLPHTLAYNQIAMAEAYGRLQAALGDPSPQHRLFEFARVDGIPRSLATLKMPREGIDSTVARVLSNPYWNPRPLEAAPLRDLIERAWNGAVPDSPM, encoded by the coding sequence ATGCTCCAGTCATTTACATTCGATAGCGCCATCCCACGGGTGGTTTTTGGCGTCGTCGGCCTCGACGTGCTGGCGGCCGAGACTGCTTCGCTCGGCGTGTGCGCCCCACTTCTGGTGACGACACGCCGAGGTGCCGCGAAATGGACCTCGTTTCCGGATTCTTCGCCCTTCGCCATCGCCGGCCTGTACGATGGGGCGGAGGTCCACACTCCTGTCAATGTGACTGAAGATGCACTTCGTTATGCACGATCCGTTAGAGCGGATGGTTTCGTCTCATTCGGAGGCGGCTCATCGATCGGTCTCGGCAAGGCATTGAGCCTACGCACGGGCCTGCCACATCTTGCGATCCCCACCACCTATTCGGGCTCGGAGATGACCTCCATCCTCGGCGAAACCAGCCAGGGCAAGAAACAGACGCACCGCAACCGGGCCATTCTACCAGCGACCGTCCTGTATGATGTATCGAATACCCGAGATTTGCCCACTCCAGTCTCGGTAATGTCGGGCTTGAACGCGATCGCCCATGCAGTCGAGGCGATGTATGCCCAGAATGGAAGCCCGCTGATTTCCGACATCGCCGAACGCGCGATCAGTGCAATGGCGAGAGCCATCCCGAACATCGTTGAAACACCGTCCGATCTCGTTGCCCGCCAGGACGCGCTCTATGGAGCCTGGCTCGCCGGCATATGCCTCAATGCGGCAGGAATGGGGCTTCACCACAAGCTTTGTCACGAATTGGGCGGCGCCTTCGATTTACCTCATGCCGAACTTCACGCGATTCTTCTTCCTCACACGCTTGCGTACAACCAGATCGCAATGGCAGAAGCGTACGGGCGCCTTCAAGCCGCGCTCGGTGATCCCTCGCCGCAGCACCGCTTGTTCGAATTTGCTAGAGTGGACGGAATTCCCCGCTCCCTGGCCACCCTCAAAATGCCGCGAGAGGGCATCGATTCGACAGTCGCACGGGTATTATCGAATCCATATTGGAATCCGCGTCCGCTGGAGGCAGCTCCTCTCCGCGACCTTATCGAACGCGCCTGGAATGGCGCGGTTCCCGACTCGCCAATGTAG
- a CDS encoding TonB-dependent receptor plug domain-containing protein: MIASASGARPGADRNRYTSKLIADQQARTIADVLNNDASARVGWSLAAGSGYLEFSMRRFLVNSSDLTFNGLAGVTPIAGFPPESLERIEALKGPSAMLNGASLHGSLGGAINAVPKRALDTPVTQLTATYDSRSQLGTHIDFGRRFGDAKEFGMRFNGVYRNGGTPLDRQCALALDYCGERFRMSVDLGYHDQTRDQPLNKMSVRPGFSIPAPPAPGSNFQQPWGYMGITDRYGIVRAEYGLAPSWTVFAAIGRRTSQSETLDSISSLINARGDIAQTFA, from the coding sequence GTGATTGCAAGCGCATCAGGCGCTCGACCCGGTGCTGACCGCAATCGATACACAAGCAAGCTCATCGCAGACCAGCAGGCCCGTACCATCGCCGATGTGTTGAATAACGACGCATCCGCGCGCGTTGGATGGTCGCTGGCTGCGGGATCCGGCTATCTCGAATTTTCGATGCGCAGATTTCTCGTGAATAGTTCGGATTTGACTTTCAATGGACTTGCGGGTGTGACGCCGATCGCCGGTTTTCCCCCTGAAAGCCTCGAACGAATCGAAGCCCTCAAAGGTCCAAGCGCCATGCTTAATGGCGCCAGCCTTCATGGAAGCCTGGGAGGGGCGATCAACGCCGTGCCCAAGCGCGCGCTCGACACGCCGGTGACACAACTGACGGCGACATACGACTCGAGAAGCCAGCTCGGCACCCATATCGATTTCGGACGGCGGTTTGGTGACGCGAAAGAGTTCGGCATGCGGTTCAACGGCGTCTATCGAAACGGAGGCACTCCGCTCGACAGACAGTGCGCTCTCGCTCTGGACTATTGCGGCGAGCGATTCCGAATGTCAGTGGACCTCGGCTATCATGATCAAACGCGAGATCAGCCTCTAAACAAGATGAGCGTACGGCCCGGATTCTCCATCCCTGCGCCACCCGCTCCGGGGTCCAATTTCCAGCAGCCTTGGGGATACATGGGAATTACGGACCGCTATGGCATCGTCCGAGCCGAATACGGCCTTGCGCCAAGCTGGACAGTTTTCGCTGCCATTGGGCGAAGAACCTCCCAGAGCGAAACGCTCGACTCGATTAGCTCTCTTATCAACGCGAGGGGCGATATCGCGCAGACCTTTGCTTAA
- a CDS encoding IS110 family transposase yields MDIHRTFAEVVFWEAGRLRPAGRIDMTRSGLEGFGRSLSKEDEVVIEATGNAMAVVRVLGPYVARVIIANPLQVKAIAHAHVKTDKIDAGVLASLRAAGFLPEVWIPDADTERLRRLVARRNQIVRHRTRIKNEIHAILQAHLIPPCPHADLFGRLGRSWLGRQALPDDEKAAIDRHLRELDRLAEDLELLDREIAEKVIEDPAVKRLLTITGVNIIVAAGLVAAIGDIGRFCSPQKLVSYVGLNPRVRQSGLGLAQHGRISKRGRSHARAMLVEAAWAASKAPGPLRSFFLRIRARRGHQVAAVAVARKLAVLCWHLLTRDADYQWARPALVANKLRAMELQAGQPARKGNKRGAAYAYNIKELRDREIDVARHAEQVYEQFVSRWQRRGPGKRRTGAARDERQ; encoded by the coding sequence ATGGACATCCACCGCACTTTTGCGGAGGTGGTGTTCTGGGAAGCAGGCCGGCTTCGTCCCGCCGGGCGGATCGATATGACCCGTTCGGGGCTTGAAGGGTTCGGCCGCAGTCTAAGCAAAGAAGACGAAGTCGTCATCGAGGCGACCGGCAATGCCATGGCGGTGGTGCGGGTGCTCGGTCCGTATGTCGCGCGCGTGATCATCGCCAACCCGCTGCAAGTGAAGGCGATCGCGCATGCTCACGTCAAGACAGACAAGATTGACGCGGGCGTTCTGGCGTCGCTGCGGGCAGCGGGGTTCCTGCCTGAGGTCTGGATACCCGATGCGGATACCGAACGTCTGCGTCGCCTGGTGGCACGTCGCAATCAGATCGTTCGGCATCGAACCCGAATCAAGAACGAGATACATGCCATCCTGCAGGCGCACCTTATCCCGCCGTGCCCTCATGCCGATTTGTTTGGTCGGTTGGGTCGGAGCTGGCTCGGACGCCAAGCACTGCCGGACGATGAGAAGGCCGCCATCGATCGGCATCTGCGTGAGCTTGACCGGCTCGCCGAAGACCTCGAGCTTCTCGACCGCGAAATCGCCGAGAAAGTGATCGAAGATCCGGCCGTCAAACGCCTCCTGACCATTACTGGCGTCAACATCATCGTAGCCGCAGGTCTCGTCGCGGCGATCGGCGACATCGGCCGCTTTTGCTCGCCGCAGAAGCTTGTCAGCTATGTCGGGCTCAATCCGCGGGTGCGCCAATCGGGCCTTGGGCTGGCGCAGCATGGCCGCATCAGCAAGCGCGGCCGCAGTCACGCGCGCGCCATGCTGGTGGAGGCAGCCTGGGCCGCCTCCAAGGCACCAGGCCCGCTGCGGTCATTCTTCCTCCGGATCCGAGCCCGGCGTGGTCATCAGGTCGCAGCAGTCGCCGTCGCACGCAAGCTCGCGGTGCTCTGCTGGCATCTGCTGACCAGGGATGCAGATTACCAATGGGCGCGTCCAGCGCTGGTTGCCAACAAACTCCGCGCGATGGAGCTGCAGGCCGGCCAACCGGCAAGAAAGGGAAACAAGCGTGGCGCAGCCTACGCTTATAACATCAAGGAGTTGCGGGATCGGGAGATCGATGTCGCGCGCCATGCTGAACAGGTCTACGAACAGTTCGTCAGCCGATGGCAGCGGCGTGGTCCTGGAAAGCGGCGCACGGGCGCCGCCAGAGATGAGCGCCAATGA
- a CDS encoding ParA family protein, whose amino-acid sequence MYRRVSASSGYCFCWQGRAGKSTTLTNLAVVAAQKNYKVGVIDCDPQLSSFEWRRVRNKSDIRVCRCSENEIEQSIALAQRCGIEILLIDMPPGARHALVAARYAALVIVPTRPTLFDLRVTRSIVQLLKSTQAAYAIIINAAPPRRRDGDAPAVRETREVLAPVARRVWSRQITHRLSVVCPSSGNLRQMAG is encoded by the coding sequence ATCTATCGCCGGGTCTCCGCTTCAAGCGGTTATTGCTTTTGTTGGCAAGGGCGGGCTGGCAAATCCACGACGCTCACAAACCTTGCCGTCGTCGCCGCGCAGAAAAACTATAAAGTTGGTGTCATCGATTGCGATCCGCAGCTATCGAGCTTCGAATGGCGACGCGTCCGAAACAAATCGGATATTCGAGTTTGCCGCTGCAGTGAGAACGAGATCGAGCAGAGTATCGCGCTGGCACAGCGCTGCGGGATTGAAATCCTGCTCATCGATATGCCGCCCGGCGCACGGCATGCTCTCGTAGCGGCGCGTTACGCCGCCTTGGTAATCGTTCCGACGCGTCCGACGTTGTTCGATCTGCGTGTCACCCGAAGCATCGTCCAACTGCTGAAGTCAACGCAGGCGGCCTATGCGATCATCATCAATGCGGCACCGCCTCGGCGGCGCGATGGAGATGCGCCAGCGGTGCGTGAAACCCGCGAGGTTCTAGCTCCAGTAGCAAGGCGTGTCTGGTCACGGCAGATCACGCACAGACTGTCGGTGGTCTGTCCGTCGTCAGGTAATTTGAGACAGATGGCAGGCTGA